A window of Methanooceanicella nereidis genomic DNA:
TCTCGCTGAGATACCCGCTTATCGACGGCCAGGGCAACTTCGGCAGCGTAGACGGTGACGGGGCCGCAGCTATGCGTTACACCGAAGTGAGAATGGACAGGATAGCCGAAGAGATACTTAAAGACCTGGACAAGGAGACGGTAGAGTTCGTCCCCAATTTTGATGAGTCGCTAAAGGAGCCGTCGGTGCTCCCGGCGATGCTGCCGAACCTGCTCATCAACGGCTCTTCAGGCATAGCAGTAGGCATGGCGACGAACATCCCGCCACATAATATAACCGAGGTCATAGACGGCACGATCGCAGTCATTGAGAATCCGGATATCGCGCCTATAGACCTGCTTCAATACGTAAAAGGCCCGGACTTCCCGACAGGAGCGTTCATTTACGGCCGCGAAGGGATAAAAGAAGCGTATCTCACGGGAAGAGGCTCCGTTAAGCTCAGGGCGAAAGCGGACATCGTGGAGGAAGGCGGAAAGAACACGATCATAGTCACGGAGATACCATACCAGGTGAACAAGGCAAGGCTCATCGAGAACATTGCGGACCTGGTCAGGGATAAAAGGCTTGAGGGGATCTCCGATCTCAGGGATGAGTCGGACAGGGAAGGTATGCGTATCGTCATCGAGCTAAAGAAGGCCGCCAACGCTAATGTCGTCCTCAACCAGCTTTTCAAGCATACCCAGATGGAGACGACGTTTGGCGTGAACAACCTCGCTCTTGTTGATAACGTGCCAAGGACGCTCACTTTAAAGGAGACCATAGAGTGCTACATAAAGCACAGGCAGGAAGTCGTAACAAGGCGCAGCATGTTCGAGCTTTCGAAGGCTGAGGAAAGAGAGCATATCCTCTCAGGGCTGATAATAGCGGTCAACAACATCGACGACTTTGTCAATATCATTAAAAGCTCGTCCAGTTCCGAGGACGCCAGGAACGCGCTCATGGCAAAATATGAGCTTTCTGAGGCACAGGCAAAGGCCATACTGGATATGAGGCTGAGAGGGCTGACAGGCCTCGAAAGACAGAAGATCGAGGACGAGAGGCAGGCGCTTCTAATGACCATAGCGCACCTTAAGGAGGTCCTTGCGAGCCCGAAGATGGTGCTCGACATAATAACGAAAGAGCTTGCGGAACTTAAAGAAAAATATGGCGATAAGCGCAGGACAGTCATAATTGAATCATCAGGCGAGATAGTCGATGAGGACCTGATACCGGTCGAGAACATGGTTGTCACCATCACGAACACGGGCTACATAAAGCGTATGCCCGTCAACACCTACAGGACGCAAAGGCGCGGCGGCGTCGGAGTCGTCGGAATGGGTACGAAGGAAGAGGATTATGTGGTGGACCTCTTTTCGGCGTCCACACATGACAACATCCTTTTCTTTACTAACAAGGGTAAAGTGTATTCGTTAAAAGTATACGAGATAC
This region includes:
- the gyrA gene encoding DNA gyrase subunit A — encoded protein: MAEQQTLEKIVPVKIEEEMKKSYIDYAMSVIVGRALPDVRDGLKPVHRRVLYGMYELGNTHDKPYKKSARVVGDVMGKYHPHGDAAIYDTIVRMVQDFSLRYPLIDGQGNFGSVDGDGAAAMRYTEVRMDRIAEEILKDLDKETVEFVPNFDESLKEPSVLPAMLPNLLINGSSGIAVGMATNIPPHNITEVIDGTIAVIENPDIAPIDLLQYVKGPDFPTGAFIYGREGIKEAYLTGRGSVKLRAKADIVEEGGKNTIIVTEIPYQVNKARLIENIADLVRDKRLEGISDLRDESDREGMRIVIELKKAANANVVLNQLFKHTQMETTFGVNNLALVDNVPRTLTLKETIECYIKHRQEVVTRRSMFELSKAEEREHILSGLIIAVNNIDDFVNIIKSSSSSEDARNALMAKYELSEAQAKAILDMRLRGLTGLERQKIEDERQALLMTIAHLKEVLASPKMVLDIITKELAELKEKYGDKRRTVIIESSGEIVDEDLIPVENMVVTITNTGYIKRMPVNTYRTQRRGGVGVVGMGTKEEDYVVDLFSASTHDNILFFTNKGKVYSLKVYEIPPAESRQARGKAVINIINIEPGEKVNAMIPIKEFDDSHCLFMCTEKGTVKKTVLSAFQNIRSSGIIAIGLSEGDELISVKLTNGEQEVMIATYSGKLNKFSEKDVRDMGRQAHGVIGIRMAEGDRVVSMEIVQENSSVLTICENGFGKRTPVSEYTPHRRGGQGMINIKTTLRNGGVVTVACVTSEEEIMMATMDGVMIRMKVSDIAEIGRNTQGVRLIKLRPEDKVVAVAKVVSETIEDEI